From the Bacteroidia bacterium genome, one window contains:
- the asnB gene encoding asparagine synthase (glutamine-hydrolyzing), whose protein sequence is MCGFAGIFHYARSTDDITEPLLERMGDVIAHRGPDDKGTYVSPCRRVGLSFRRLSIIDLSPAGHQPMSTPDGRLWMVFNGEIYNHLALRAELEAAGYTYRSRTDTETLLYAYRHWGEEFVTRLEGMFAIALWDADTETLLLYRDRIGIKPLYFSMRDGALLFGSEIKALLQHPLCSAAVSAEALYHYFTYIHTPAPFTMFDGVLKLRAGHMAKMRAGGSFDVRQYWDPLGHRDADFDYSDENAVTERIRTLFREAVAKRMMSDVPFGVFLSGGIDSSANVAFMSELMDRPVDTFTVAIQGQEDTNEFQWARRISRLYGTNHHEIVIDDGGFLDLLPTIVHHQDEPLADPVCFPLYHVSKLARDNGTIVIQVGEGSDEQFAGYESYQRAVRLMRLGRALRPLPLFLGNALYAAITPLLKAKRVDYRQNVIRNMLTGQPVFWGNAIGFYEEEKRKAIDTRVFPPGIPNSYTLASERFDYARQQGYADDLQRVVYWELKNRLAELLLMRVDKMTMAVSIEARVPFLDHHLVEFSMNIPSAMKLRHGVPKYILKKALRGILPDEIIDRKKIGFAGSGKNMLTPEILQHARSLLLSAKHGYYNPSYIRGMFDEYARRGINYTPQIWTLYNFELWHRRWIEGASSF, encoded by the coding sequence ATGTGCGGCTTCGCTGGCATTTTTCATTACGCAAGATCAACTGACGACATAACGGAACCTCTGCTCGAACGCATGGGTGATGTGATCGCCCATCGCGGTCCCGACGACAAGGGGACCTATGTTTCCCCGTGCAGGCGGGTCGGACTTTCCTTCCGACGGCTTTCCATCATTGATCTCTCGCCCGCCGGTCACCAGCCGATGTCCACTCCGGATGGACGGTTGTGGATGGTGTTCAACGGAGAAATTTACAATCACCTCGCGCTTCGCGCCGAACTCGAGGCCGCCGGATACACGTATCGCTCACGTACGGACACCGAAACCCTGCTGTACGCATATCGGCACTGGGGCGAGGAATTCGTCACGCGGCTGGAGGGGATGTTCGCCATAGCGCTGTGGGATGCGGATACAGAAACGCTCCTGCTCTACCGCGACCGTATCGGTATCAAGCCGCTGTATTTCAGCATGCGCGACGGCGCATTACTGTTCGGCTCCGAAATAAAGGCGTTGCTGCAGCATCCGCTCTGCTCCGCGGCGGTGAGCGCCGAGGCCCTCTATCATTATTTCACCTACATTCACACACCGGCACCGTTTACCATGTTCGACGGCGTGCTGAAATTGCGCGCGGGTCACATGGCGAAGATGCGGGCGGGCGGCAGTTTCGATGTGCGGCAGTATTGGGATCCCCTCGGCCACCGCGACGCCGATTTCGATTACTCCGACGAAAATGCCGTCACCGAACGCATACGCACACTGTTTCGCGAAGCCGTCGCCAAACGAATGATGTCTGACGTGCCTTTCGGTGTGTTCCTTTCCGGAGGCATCGATTCCAGCGCGAATGTGGCATTTATGTCCGAGCTGATGGACAGACCCGTGGACACATTCACCGTCGCAATACAGGGACAGGAAGACACCAACGAATTTCAGTGGGCGCGCAGGATTTCGCGGCTGTACGGCACCAATCATCACGAGATCGTGATTGACGACGGCGGGTTTCTGGATCTGCTGCCGACCATCGTGCATCATCAGGACGAGCCGCTGGCCGATCCGGTGTGCTTCCCTCTGTATCACGTCTCTAAACTCGCGCGTGACAACGGCACCATCGTCATCCAGGTGGGCGAAGGCAGCGACGAGCAGTTCGCCGGTTATGAGAGTTATCAGCGCGCCGTGCGGCTCATGCGTCTCGGTCGGGCGTTGCGACCGCTTCCGCTCTTTCTGGGAAACGCGTTGTATGCCGCCATCACTCCCCTGCTCAAGGCGAAACGTGTTGATTACCGACAGAACGTCATACGCAATATGCTCACGGGTCAGCCGGTGTTTTGGGGCAACGCCATCGGTTTTTACGAAGAGGAAAAGCGCAAGGCCATAGACACGCGCGTGTTCCCACCGGGCATCCCGAACAGCTACACACTTGCCTCGGAGCGTTTCGATTACGCCAGGCAACAGGGGTATGCGGACGATCTGCAGCGCGTGGTGTACTGGGAACTGAAGAATCGCCTCGCCGAGCTGCTGCTCATGCGGGTGGACAAAATGACCATGGCGGTGAGCATCGAGGCGCGTGTGCCTTTTCTGGACCATCATCTGGTGGAATTCAGCATGAACATCCCGTCCGCCATGAAGCTGCGTCACGGTGTACCGAAGTACATTCTGAAAAAGGCACTGCGCGGCATACTTCCGGATGAGATTATCGACCGGAAGAAAATCGGCTTCGCCGGATCGGGAAAAAACATGCTGACGCCGGAAATCCTGCAACACGCGCGTTCGCTGCTGCTCAGCGCAAAACATGGATATTACAATCCTTCGTATATTCGAGGCATGTTCGACGAGTATGCGCGACGCGGTATCAACTATACTCCGCAGATCTGGACGCTGTACAATTTCGAGCTTTGGCACCGTCGCTGGATCGAGGGTGCTTCCTCGTTCTGA
- the lexA gene encoding transcriptional repressor LexA: protein MARGWTENRKKVAAFIENYMTRHGRAPSMDEIAKGTDLWKRSVEIVLKGLEKMGVIEITPGISRGIRLVEQHFLRVPLIGDVKAGPPAWAQEQPHEVVRLNKSLVPFKDPVALRVDGYSMKDAGIFPGDLVLVRPQNTASSGDTVIAYFNGGITVKKFEKRGSSIRLIPANEEFAPTVISGDDDFQIVGKVMLVLRDLGSCFDVAPVSADEA, encoded by the coding sequence ATGGCACGTGGCTGGACGGAAAACAGAAAAAAAGTTGCCGCATTCATCGAAAACTATATGACGCGTCATGGCCGCGCACCCAGCATGGATGAGATCGCGAAAGGGACGGACCTCTGGAAGCGATCCGTCGAAATCGTACTGAAGGGCCTGGAAAAAATGGGCGTCATCGAAATCACGCCCGGTATCAGCAGGGGGATACGTCTCGTGGAGCAGCACTTCCTGCGTGTACCCCTCATCGGCGATGTGAAAGCGGGTCCTCCCGCCTGGGCGCAGGAACAGCCGCATGAGGTGGTCAGGCTCAACAAATCACTCGTGCCCTTCAAGGATCCGGTGGCGCTGCGCGTGGACGGCTATAGCATGAAAGACGCCGGAATCTTTCCGGGAGATCTGGTGCTTGTCCGGCCGCAGAACACCGCGAGCAGCGGCGACACCGTCATCGCGTATTTCAACGGCGGTATCACCGTCAAGAAGTTCGAGAAGCGAGGGAGCAGCATCCGCCTCATCCCGGCGAACGAAGAGTTTGCCCCGACAGTCATTAGCGGAGACGATGATTTTCAGATCGTAGGCAAAGTGATGCTCGTGCTGCGCGATCTGGGATCGTGCTTCGATGTGGCTCCGGTTTCGGCGGACGAGGCGTGA
- a CDS encoding C25 family cysteine peptidase, with protein MVTAEALLEASREYADFVARTYGISTRVVTIEDIYDHYSYGMFQPEAIKLLTFEGYHTWKTDSLRFLLLIGDANVNYKFSTGPYSANIVPSYGTPVSDVWYVCFDERQHEPALPVGRISARSAAEIRAYQRKHEAYLQQPYNLWNKSSLLFSGGDLNLGNTELLKFKAINQVVVDNVVTPRSFSGQATHFYKTLDPQSDFGPYTPDFVKGRIQEGGVFISYVGHSGTATWDNSIAVASDLHNREGRGSLVTDFGCSTGRFAEPDIISFSEAAVTLTEGEFIGYIGNASAGFESTTSTLPFLYYSALIRDRAPSIGAAHINSKHQLQQLYGKNIINTISTLTNVLIGDPIVKAALPEKPNFVARDQWMRVEEEILTDQMDSLHCRVVIGNYGMHVDDSVDVHVEQQFPGQQTLLLSQRIAVPDIYDTLRFALPLAGKSGQGVLRVFFDRDDRIEEIYENDNTASLRYDVFSTFMKVVDERLERTSGGNAPIRILNPALSPGQISTMLVEFAPSTDFTSPVQSNATYGKTMTEAAFQSLSSQSPTYWRARLDGGSGEYIGPYKRHPALDGDFIQADSVDFEASELTDARILGDAVTTMSGDLLIQAESAGFPTKYCAIRLNGVNIVKTTFFRGYSIAVFDSLTMKLKRFAQFDSWGNGAHRDSIRLWIEGVQTGEIVVVTTADEPQTGSNVFAAAMRSIGSVMIDSVRRYNRCSWAMIGHKGAAAGSVPEAFNRIGELVSTQQLFPVLPDTGYIASPLIGPAAAWTELRLGRSPVAETDIRISVIGVDTADVEQTVLDGANLETVDLSGIDAAQFPFIRLRAALAPESATPPELKAWSLAYVQPAELALNYQSVAVLQDSVIQGIPVGVSFGILNAGEAAASNVPVLLEAIGSDNIPRPAGAFTIPRLAARSWFDTTISVATEMYTGPYQLRVVVDRENLILEQYEDNNSHLSSFYVKADTTRPQMNIAFDGYLPLDGDYIRFNPEIVLTLRTPPPYPISEKEKFRVSIDGDALSLDSLSASFTPSTRETPAVLRFQPNLADGEYYFGFNATDGNNQSVYDEDLEIRVRVSTQSRIAEMYNYPNPFSGETQFTFLLTGAGAPEEIQVKVYTVAGRLIRSLTYPPTSVRIGYNALKWDGRDEDGDAIANGVYFYKLISRFSDATVEEVGRMSVLR; from the coding sequence GTGGTAACCGCCGAAGCATTGCTCGAAGCCTCGCGGGAATACGCGGATTTCGTCGCGCGAACCTACGGGATTTCCACCCGCGTGGTGACCATCGAAGACATCTATGATCACTATTCGTACGGCATGTTTCAGCCCGAAGCCATCAAGTTGCTGACCTTCGAGGGCTACCATACGTGGAAAACGGACTCGCTGCGCTTTCTCCTTCTCATCGGCGACGCCAACGTCAACTACAAGTTCAGTACGGGTCCCTACAGCGCCAACATCGTGCCCTCGTATGGCACACCGGTCAGCGATGTGTGGTATGTATGCTTCGACGAGCGTCAGCACGAACCCGCTTTACCCGTAGGGCGCATATCCGCGAGAAGCGCCGCGGAGATTCGCGCATACCAGCGCAAGCACGAGGCATATCTTCAGCAGCCGTACAATCTTTGGAATAAATCCAGTCTCCTGTTCAGTGGTGGGGATTTGAACCTCGGCAATACAGAATTGCTCAAATTCAAAGCGATAAATCAGGTCGTCGTGGATAACGTGGTCACACCGAGGAGTTTTTCGGGCCAGGCGACGCATTTCTACAAGACACTGGATCCGCAGAGCGATTTCGGTCCGTACACACCCGACTTCGTCAAGGGACGGATACAGGAGGGAGGCGTGTTCATATCCTACGTCGGACACAGCGGTACGGCGACCTGGGACAACTCCATCGCGGTCGCGTCCGACCTGCACAACCGTGAAGGTCGCGGCTCTCTGGTGACGGATTTTGGCTGCTCCACCGGGCGCTTCGCCGAGCCGGATATCATCTCCTTTTCCGAAGCCGCGGTCACCCTCACCGAAGGCGAGTTCATCGGCTATATCGGCAACGCCTCTGCGGGCTTCGAATCCACCACGTCGACACTGCCGTTTCTGTATTACTCCGCGCTGATTCGCGACCGCGCACCTTCGATCGGCGCGGCGCACATCAATTCCAAGCATCAGCTGCAGCAATTGTACGGAAAGAACATCATCAACACGATCTCGACGCTCACGAATGTGCTGATCGGTGATCCGATCGTGAAGGCGGCTTTACCCGAGAAACCGAATTTCGTGGCCAGGGATCAGTGGATGAGAGTGGAAGAAGAGATTCTCACCGATCAGATGGATTCGCTCCACTGTCGTGTCGTAATCGGCAACTACGGCATGCATGTGGATGATTCTGTCGATGTGCATGTGGAACAGCAGTTCCCTGGTCAACAGACCTTGCTCCTTTCGCAGCGCATCGCGGTGCCGGACATTTACGACACCCTGCGTTTTGCACTTCCGCTCGCCGGCAAATCCGGGCAGGGTGTGCTGCGTGTCTTCTTCGATCGCGACGATCGTATCGAAGAGATCTACGAGAACGACAATACCGCATCGCTGCGCTACGATGTGTTCAGCACGTTCATGAAAGTCGTTGACGAGCGTCTTGAACGAACGTCCGGCGGTAACGCACCTATTCGCATTCTGAATCCGGCGCTCTCGCCGGGGCAAATCAGCACGATGCTCGTGGAATTCGCGCCGAGCACGGATTTCACCTCGCCCGTACAGTCGAACGCGACGTACGGCAAGACGATGACGGAAGCCGCATTCCAGTCCCTTTCCTCTCAATCTCCCACCTATTGGCGCGCTCGTCTCGATGGAGGAAGCGGAGAATACATCGGGCCCTACAAGAGGCATCCGGCGTTGGACGGCGATTTCATTCAGGCTGATTCTGTGGATTTTGAGGCTTCCGAACTCACGGATGCGCGCATCCTCGGGGATGCCGTAACGACGATGTCCGGCGACCTGCTGATTCAGGCAGAATCCGCCGGTTTCCCCACGAAGTATTGTGCCATTCGTCTCAATGGCGTGAACATCGTGAAGACCACGTTTTTCCGCGGGTATTCCATCGCAGTGTTCGACAGTCTCACCATGAAGCTGAAGCGTTTCGCGCAATTCGATAGCTGGGGCAACGGTGCGCATCGTGATTCGATACGCCTCTGGATTGAAGGAGTTCAGACAGGCGAAATCGTGGTCGTCACCACCGCCGATGAACCGCAAACCGGAAGCAACGTGTTCGCCGCCGCCATGCGATCCATAGGCAGCGTGATGATTGACAGCGTGCGGCGATACAACCGCTGCAGTTGGGCCATGATCGGTCATAAGGGTGCCGCGGCAGGTTCCGTGCCCGAGGCGTTCAATCGCATCGGCGAGCTGGTTTCAACGCAACAGCTATTCCCGGTGTTGCCGGACACCGGCTATATCGCATCCCCGCTCATCGGTCCGGCGGCGGCATGGACCGAACTCCGGCTTGGGCGTTCACCTGTTGCCGAGACGGATATACGCATTTCCGTGATCGGTGTGGATACCGCAGACGTGGAGCAGACAGTGCTGGACGGCGCGAACCTGGAGACGGTCGATCTCTCGGGAATAGACGCCGCTCAGTTTCCCTTCATACGTCTCCGTGCCGCTCTCGCTCCGGAAAGCGCGACACCGCCGGAACTGAAGGCATGGTCACTCGCCTATGTTCAGCCGGCCGAACTCGCTCTCAATTATCAGTCCGTTGCGGTGCTGCAGGACAGTGTTATCCAGGGAATCCCTGTCGGCGTATCCTTCGGCATACTCAATGCGGGCGAGGCCGCCGCATCGAATGTCCCTGTTCTGCTGGAGGCGATAGGGAGTGACAACATTCCGAGACCGGCCGGCGCATTCACCATTCCGCGGCTCGCTGCGCGCAGCTGGTTCGATACCACCATCAGCGTGGCTACCGAGATGTACACGGGGCCGTATCAGCTCCGCGTCGTCGTGGATCGGGAGAATCTCATCCTGGAGCAGTACGAGGACAACAATTCCCATCTCTCGTCATTCTATGTGAAGGCCGACACGACCCGTCCGCAAATGAATATCGCGTTCGACGGGTATTTACCACTGGACGGAGATTATATTCGCTTCAATCCGGAAATCGTTCTCACGCTGCGTACACCGCCGCCGTATCCCATCAGCGAGAAGGAGAAATTCCGTGTCAGTATCGACGGCGACGCGTTGAGTCTTGACAGTCTCTCCGCGTCATTCACTCCTTCGACGCGTGAGACACCCGCCGTGCTGCGTTTCCAGCCGAATCTTGCGGACGGTGAGTACTACTTCGGCTTCAATGCGACTGATGGCAATAATCAGAGCGTGTATGACGAGGATCTCGAAATACGCGTGCGCGTAAGTACACAGAGCCGTATTGCGGAAATGTATAACTATCCGAATCCGTTTTCCGGAGAAACGCAATTTACCTTTCTTCTGACCGGCGCGGGTGCACCGGAGGAAATTCAGGTGAAGGTGTACACCGTGGCCGGCCGTCTGATACGGTCGCTGACCTATCCTCCCACATCCGTGCGCATCGGCTACAATGCACTGAAGTGGGATGGGCGGGACGAAGACGGCGACGCCATCGCGAACGGCGTGTATTTCTACAAACTGATCTCGCGCTTCAGCGACGCGACGGTGGAAGAAGTAGGCCGGATGTCTGTTTTGAGATAA
- a CDS encoding DNA polymerase III subunit alpha — protein MHLHLHSNYSFLAGTLSIERILAHGKEQGCSALALTDTNNVSGVMEFYTSCLRQGIKPIPGAEFRLGGQRAVVLARSWDGYERLCAALTSLVAIAPPARILESAEDVAPPDADDTDPGQRDSDTLATILARHLDASTIVLSSHVALLRSLRGSCDAALYVELIKAHEARWPTLLDGAKELAVPLVATNDVYFGAPAGRELHRALRAIATNTTLGTLSEDELAPPECWFIGHEEFRQWFRHVPQALRAREEIIASVDVRFDTESSKFTRYPDLPDAQKAMRLRSLAEDGLRFRYSSDTAEAQRRMEKELDIIRALGFVDYFLVAWDLIRFARFRGYPYVGRGSGANSIVAYCLQITNVDPIELDLFFERFLNPERKSPPDFDIDFSWRNRDDVIAYALSKYGSERTAMICTISTFNPRGALREIGKALGFSAAEIKQVTAMLPGYGSAHDFNDENSPFRKHMGPVLNSPYGKEWARYAKALLDFPNHYGIHSGGVILAPEVMTRYTATQIAPKGVRITQQDMYSLEDWRLEKLDILSIRGLGTFEDTMFEVKRRSGVLPPIQDYKIACRDTKTREIMRKGETVGCFYVESPAMIQLLKKLRTDTFEMLTAASSIIRPGVAQSGMMQAFIERYHDRSKIDPPHPAMAELLKSTYGVMVYQEDVIKVAHFIGKLSLGEADLLRRAMSGKMRSREAMRALKHTFFIGCARQGIGEDVSAEIWRQMESFAGYSFCKAHSASYAVLSFQEAWLKAHYPALFLCAVLNNQGGYYRPEVYIQEARRLGLAILLPDVNASDQLHTCPNDRTIQLGFLHIKGLTERTQEALLRERRENGRYVSFEDFLERSGATFDDVSTLVRCGACDTLEQKRGAMLVKTKLFFNRQGSTSATQSLQLGLPGFDAELRRLKDYSPEQIAQIELETFTYTVSTHILSHFKEQLRDTITATELERHVGRRVSVGGWMIAAKLSRTKKGERMMFINLDDSTGRIDVVLFPKCFDAHAHLLRTAGPFIITGVVKKEYGVVSLIGEKVALLTQK, from the coding sequence GTGCATTTACATCTGCACAGCAATTACTCCTTTCTTGCCGGAACACTCTCCATCGAGCGTATCCTGGCACACGGGAAGGAGCAAGGGTGCTCTGCACTCGCATTGACCGATACGAACAACGTCTCGGGGGTGATGGAATTCTATACCTCCTGCCTCCGTCAGGGCATCAAACCCATACCCGGTGCCGAGTTCCGCCTCGGCGGTCAACGCGCCGTCGTGCTGGCACGATCGTGGGATGGATACGAACGCCTCTGCGCGGCGTTGACCTCGCTTGTCGCCATCGCGCCTCCCGCCCGTATTCTCGAAAGCGCGGAGGACGTCGCACCTCCGGATGCCGATGACACCGATCCCGGTCAACGGGACAGTGACACACTCGCCACAATTCTCGCACGGCATCTCGACGCTTCGACCATCGTCCTGAGTTCCCATGTCGCACTGCTGCGCTCCCTTCGCGGCAGTTGCGACGCCGCGTTGTATGTCGAATTGATCAAGGCGCATGAAGCACGCTGGCCGACGCTGCTGGACGGCGCAAAAGAACTCGCCGTCCCTCTGGTCGCGACGAATGACGTGTACTTTGGTGCGCCAGCGGGGAGAGAACTCCACCGTGCCCTGCGTGCAATCGCCACGAACACGACATTGGGCACTCTTTCGGAGGACGAGCTCGCGCCGCCGGAATGCTGGTTCATTGGCCATGAGGAGTTCCGACAGTGGTTCAGGCATGTTCCGCAAGCGCTGCGCGCACGTGAAGAGATTATCGCATCCGTGGATGTACGTTTCGACACGGAATCATCGAAATTCACGCGCTACCCCGATCTTCCCGATGCGCAGAAAGCGATGCGCTTGCGCTCGCTTGCGGAGGACGGATTACGCTTCCGGTATTCTTCCGACACTGCGGAGGCACAGCGGCGCATGGAGAAGGAGCTGGACATTATCCGTGCGCTGGGCTTCGTGGACTATTTTCTCGTCGCCTGGGATCTGATTCGTTTCGCCCGTTTCCGCGGCTATCCATATGTCGGAAGAGGATCCGGAGCAAACAGTATCGTTGCGTACTGCCTGCAAATCACGAATGTCGATCCCATAGAACTGGATCTTTTCTTTGAGCGCTTTCTCAATCCCGAGCGAAAATCTCCGCCCGACTTCGACATCGATTTTTCCTGGAGAAACCGCGACGATGTGATCGCCTACGCTCTTTCGAAATACGGCAGTGAGCGCACCGCGATGATCTGTACCATCTCCACCTTCAATCCGCGCGGTGCGCTGCGCGAGATCGGGAAAGCGCTGGGTTTCAGCGCCGCGGAGATCAAGCAGGTCACCGCCATGCTGCCGGGCTACGGTTCGGCGCACGATTTCAATGATGAGAACAGCCCCTTCCGCAAACATATGGGACCGGTACTGAACTCTCCGTACGGCAAGGAATGGGCCCGCTATGCGAAGGCATTGCTGGATTTTCCGAATCATTACGGCATTCATTCCGGAGGCGTCATCCTTGCTCCGGAGGTTATGACGCGTTACACCGCGACACAAATTGCGCCGAAAGGCGTGCGCATCACACAGCAGGACATGTACTCCCTCGAGGACTGGCGTCTGGAGAAGCTGGATATCCTCTCCATCCGCGGTCTCGGGACCTTCGAAGACACCATGTTCGAAGTGAAACGGCGCAGCGGTGTGTTGCCGCCGATACAGGATTACAAAATCGCCTGTCGTGATACGAAAACACGTGAGATCATGCGCAAGGGAGAGACTGTCGGCTGCTTCTATGTCGAGTCGCCCGCGATGATACAACTGCTGAAAAAGCTGCGTACCGATACGTTTGAAATGCTCACCGCCGCAAGTTCCATCATCCGCCCCGGTGTGGCGCAGTCCGGTATGATGCAGGCCTTCATCGAGCGCTATCATGACCGGTCCAAAATCGATCCTCCGCATCCCGCGATGGCGGAACTGTTGAAAAGCACCTACGGCGTGATGGTCTATCAGGAAGACGTCATCAAGGTGGCGCATTTCATCGGCAAGCTGAGTCTCGGCGAAGCCGACCTTCTGCGCAGAGCCATGTCCGGAAAGATGCGCTCACGCGAAGCGATGCGCGCGCTCAAGCACACTTTCTTTATCGGTTGCGCCCGGCAGGGCATAGGCGAGGATGTGAGCGCGGAGATTTGGAGGCAGATGGAATCCTTTGCCGGCTACTCTTTCTGCAAGGCGCACTCGGCGTCCTACGCCGTGCTGTCCTTTCAGGAGGCCTGGCTCAAGGCGCATTATCCGGCACTGTTTCTTTGCGCCGTTCTGAACAATCAAGGCGGCTACTACCGTCCCGAAGTGTACATACAGGAGGCGAGGCGGCTGGGCCTGGCGATACTGCTCCCCGATGTCAATGCCAGCGATCAGCTCCACACCTGCCCCAACGACCGCACGATTCAGCTCGGTTTCCTGCACATCAAAGGGCTGACCGAACGTACCCAAGAGGCATTACTGCGGGAGCGACGTGAGAACGGACGTTACGTCAGCTTCGAGGATTTTCTCGAGCGTTCCGGTGCGACCTTCGACGACGTGAGTACTCTTGTTCGTTGCGGCGCATGCGATACGCTGGAGCAGAAGCGCGGAGCGATGCTGGTGAAAACGAAGCTGTTCTTCAACAGGCAGGGGAGCACTTCGGCGACGCAATCACTTCAGCTCGGGCTTCCCGGCTTCGACGCCGAGCTGCGGCGTCTCAAGGACTATTCGCCCGAACAGATCGCGCAGATCGAACTGGAGACATTTACCTACACGGTGAGCACGCATATTCTTTCGCATTTCAAGGAGCAATTGCGCGATACCATTACGGCAACGGAGCTCGAGCGCCACGTCGGCAGGCGGGTCTCCGTCGGCGGATGGATGATCGCCGCGAAACTCTCCCGCACGAAAAAGGGAGAGCGCATGATGTTCATCAACCTGGATGACAGTACCGGGCGTATCGATGTGGTGCTGTTCCCGAAATGCTTCGATGCCCATGCGCATTTATTACGGACAGCAGGACCTTTTATTATCACCGGCGTTGTCAAGAAGGAATACGGAGTGGTTTCGCTGATCGGGGAGAAGGTCGCACTCCTGACGCAGAAGTGA
- a CDS encoding tetratricopeptide repeat-containing sensor histidine kinase, which produces MLVLLLVAGSSYDAASAMKSVAADSGTSKQREIEEYFEGIASYWRSDPATGATKALEEIRLATRRKDSVALGFAWCALGINQWGMGQNVEAARSYMAGIGIGKKWGNRRLLAKSYNNLGLLYFALGSMTEAKSLFFQAAALRKALGDSAGLGRVRMNLGLVARREGHLDSAMMLFSSALRLMIAVSDSVNIARGRHYVGECHAAQGRYMQAVSWYSRADSVFRLISDRMGRALLYVDLAKARKATGDAIRARRDAERAFRMGTELQAPFVLRESAEVLQELYASAGAYRQAYHMLRLSAQYADSLRHESTMHALTGLELRNALEQERQAELSQARRREDRAREELRRARVVRNITVVGLFLVLAVAIGLALGIRHVRRVNTIVTEKKREIEEMNELLRRHDLSRERLFSIIGHDLRGPMGSIVEIFSLLSERGHELTSTEKEQLWEVIRASAEASFESLENLLHWSRSQRGDLRCSPTSQPLRHVLDATLAILSPAAQRKGITLETTGNWETTMLHDRSILVVVLRNLLSNALKFSDSGGVVVLDASVQEGNIRISVRDAGIGIVPERLEEIRQRRGGVLSEGTTGEEGTGLGLELCQSLLQCHGGHLEIQSTVGKGSEFTAVIPSQEQRQSE; this is translated from the coding sequence ATGCTCGTCCTTCTTCTAGTCGCCGGCAGCAGCTATGACGCCGCCTCGGCGATGAAGAGCGTCGCCGCGGACAGCGGCACCTCCAAACAGCGAGAGATCGAGGAGTACTTCGAGGGCATAGCATCGTACTGGCGGAGTGATCCGGCGACAGGCGCAACGAAAGCCCTGGAGGAAATCCGGCTCGCGACACGACGGAAGGACAGTGTTGCACTCGGTTTCGCGTGGTGCGCGCTCGGTATCAATCAATGGGGCATGGGACAGAATGTTGAAGCGGCCCGATCCTATATGGCCGGCATCGGGATTGGGAAGAAATGGGGAAACCGGCGCCTTCTCGCGAAATCGTACAACAATCTGGGACTCCTCTACTTCGCGCTGGGGAGTATGACGGAGGCGAAATCCCTGTTCTTTCAGGCTGCCGCTTTACGAAAAGCGCTGGGTGATTCCGCCGGACTCGGCCGTGTGCGCATGAATCTCGGATTGGTGGCAAGGAGAGAAGGCCACCTCGATTCGGCGATGATGCTCTTCAGCAGCGCGCTGCGACTGATGATAGCCGTTTCCGATTCCGTGAACATTGCACGGGGTCGCCACTATGTGGGTGAATGTCATGCAGCGCAAGGCAGGTACATGCAGGCCGTTTCCTGGTACTCCCGTGCGGATTCCGTATTCCGTCTGATCTCCGACAGAATGGGGCGTGCGCTCTTGTATGTCGATTTGGCGAAAGCGCGGAAAGCCACCGGAGATGCGATCCGGGCCCGGCGGGATGCGGAAAGAGCATTCAGGATGGGGACGGAGTTACAGGCACCTTTCGTGCTGCGGGAGTCGGCTGAGGTGCTCCAGGAACTGTACGCTTCCGCCGGTGCGTATCGGCAGGCCTATCACATGCTTCGTCTGTCCGCGCAGTACGCCGACAGTCTGCGGCATGAATCAACGATGCACGCACTGACTGGCCTGGAACTGCGGAACGCGCTGGAGCAGGAACGGCAAGCGGAACTGTCGCAGGCGCGACGCAGGGAAGATCGCGCACGCGAGGAATTGCGCCGAGCACGCGTCGTCCGCAATATCACCGTCGTAGGATTGTTTCTGGTGCTCGCCGTCGCCATCGGTCTTGCCCTCGGGATACGGCATGTCCGGCGTGTGAACACCATCGTTACCGAGAAGAAACGGGAGATCGAAGAGATGAACGAATTGCTTCGGCGACACGATCTCTCGCGCGAACGACTGTTTTCCATCATCGGTCATGACCTTCGGGGCCCGATGGGCAGCATTGTCGAGATATTCTCGTTGTTGAGCGAGCGAGGCCATGAATTGACCTCTACGGAGAAAGAGCAACTGTGGGAGGTGATTCGCGCATCCGCCGAGGCGTCCTTCGAGTCGCTCGAGAACCTGCTGCACTGGTCCCGCTCCCAGCGTGGCGACTTGAGGTGCTCGCCGACGAGTCAGCCCTTGCGGCACGTTCTCGATGCCACCCTCGCTATCTTGTCTCCCGCGGCACAGCGCAAAGGCATTACGCTTGAAACGACGGGGAATTGGGAAACGACGATGCTCCATGACCGATCCATCTTGGTCGTGGTGCTGCGGAACTTGCTTTCGAATGCGCTGAAATTCTCCGACAGCGGCGGGGTAGTAGTGCTCGATGCGTCAGTGCAGGAAGGAAATATTCGAATATCGGTGCGCGACGCGGGGATCGGGATCGTTCCGGAGCGATTGGAGGAAATTCGTCAACGCCGTGGAGGTGTGCTCTCGGAAGGGACTACCGGAGAAGAGGGCACGGGACTGGGTTTGGAACTCTGTCAGAGTTTACTCCAATGTCATGGGGGACATTTGGAAATTCAATCGACAGTGGGGAAAGGAAGCGAGTTCACCGCGGTGATACCCTCGCAGGAACAGCGGCAGTCGGAATGA